The Kineococcus radiotolerans SRS30216 = ATCC BAA-149 genomic interval GAGGTGGTCTCCAGCATCATCCCCATCGAGGGGGCCAGCGGCCGCGAGGCCAGCAGGTCCGCGTGGGTCATGACCCCGGGGTTGAGGTGCGGCAGCAGCCCGGTCTCGTCCAGGACGCGGCGCGCCAGGTGCTGCACGTACTCCAGGGTGGAGGCGAAGCCCCGCGCCGTCAGCCACGCCCGGGCCGCGGGCCAGCGGTCCTCGGGGGCGTCGCCGAGGGTGAACAGCGCCTCCTTGCAGCCCATCGCCGCGCCCTCGCGGGCGATGGCCAGGACGTCGTCCTCGGACAGGTACAGCACGGGCAGCCGGCCGGGGACGGTCGCGAAGGTGCAGTAGTGGCAGCGGTCCCGGCACAACCGGGTGACGGGGACGAAGACCTTGCGGGAGTAGGTGACGACCCCGGGCCGGCCCGCGGCGGCCATGGCCGCGTCGCGCACCGGCGCGGCCAGCGCGCACAGCGCGCCCAGGTCCTCGCCGCGCGCGTGCAGGAGGACCTCGGCGGTGGCGGCGTCGAGGTCGCCGCCCGCCGCGGCACGCAGGGCGGCGGCGAGGTCGCCGGGCGGGGGGACGGCGGCCGCCGGGGCCGCGTGCCGGCGCCGGGGGGAGGGGAGGGAGTCGCTCATGGTGCCTTCCGGTCCGGTCAGGTCAGCGGGATCGCCGCGGCGGCGAGGGCCTCGCGGGTGCGGGGGCCCACCCCCAGGGCGAGGGCCTCGGCCAGGTCCTCGACGGTGTCGACGTCGCGGCGCAGCGAGGGCAGGGCCGCGCTCAGCGGGCGCGCCCCGGCGTCGAGGTGGGCCCGGGCCGAGCCCGGCCCGAAGCGGTGCGGGGGAGCGCCGTCGCGGTCGGCGAGCAGCACGCTGCCCCGGCCGTCGGCGTCGGTCACCAGCGCCGGTCCCGGCCGGGCCAGGGCGTCGGCGAGCGCCGCCCCCAGGTCCTCCGCGCGCAGCGCCGGCAGGTCGCCGAGCAGGACGGCCGTCGGACCGCGCTCCAGGCACGTCACCCCGGCCTCCACGGCCGCCGCGAGACCGGGCCGGCCCGCGGAGACGGTGACGGCTCCCGCGGAGCGCGCGGCGGCGGTGACCTCGGGGTCGTCGCTGACGCAGACGACGAGCCCCACCCCGGGGGTGCGCAGGCACACCGCGAGGCAGTCCAGCGCCATGGCCAGCGCCAGGGACCGGCGGGCGGGACCGGGCAGGGCCAGCCGGGACTTCGCCCCGTCCCCGCCCTTGACGGGGACGACGACCCGCCAGCCGCTCACGTGCGTCACCGGGGGAGTCTCCCCCACGGCCCCGGGGCGGCGACACCTGCCCCGGGTCCCTACCCTCGGTCCGTGAGCACCCCTCCGCGGTTGACCGTCCCCGCCCGCCGGGTCGTGCGGACCGCCGTCGGCCCCGCGCCCCTCGACGTCGACGAGCACGCCCGCCTGGTCGGTGACCGCGCGGCCGGGGCGGTCGTGACCTTCGCCGGGGTCGTCCGCGACCACGATCACGGCCGCTCGGTGCGGGAGCTGGAGTACGTGGGCCACCCCACCGCCGACGCCGTGCTGGCCGCCGTCGTCGCCGAGGTCGTCGCCGACAGCCCCGTGGACGCCGTCGCGGTCAGCCACCGGCTCGGGCACCTGGCCGTGGGTGACGTGGCGCTGGCCGTCGCCGTCTCCGCCGCGCACCGGGGGGAGGCGTTCGCGGTGTGCGCCCGGCTGGTCGACGAGGTCAAGGACCGGCTGCCGGTGTGGAAGCACCAGCACTTCGACGACGGCACCTCGGAGTGGGTGGCCTGCCCGTGAGCGCGGTGAGGGCCGCGCTGGCCGCGGCCGCCCGCGACCACCGCGCGCTCGGCGACGCCGAGGCGGTCGCGCTGCTGGGCGCCGACGGGGCGGAGCTGGAGGAGCTGGCCGGGCTCGCGGACGCGGTGCGCCGGGCCCGGGTGGGCGAGGACCTGACGTTCGTGGTGAACCGCAACCTCGACGGCACCCGCGTGGGCGACCCGGCCGCGCGCGGCCTCCTGCACGACCTCGTGCAGGAGGCCGCCGCGCTCGGGGCGACCGAGGTCTGCGTGCAGGGGCCGGTGCCGGCCTCCGCGGGGCCGGAGGGCTACCTGGAGCTGGTCGAGGCCGTCGCGCGGGCGGCACCGGGGATCCACCTGCACGCCTTCCGGCCCCCGGAGCTGCTGGAGGCCGCGCACCGCCGCGGGTCGAGCCTGCGCGCGTTCCTCGTCGCGGCCGCGGGGGCGGGGCTGGGGTCGGTGCCCGGCACGGCCGCGAAGGTCCTCGACGACGACGTCCGGACCGCGCTGAACGGCGGGGTGCCCGACCTGCCGGTGGCGCGCTGGGTGGAGACGGTCGTCACCGCGCACGAGGTGGGGCTGACCTCCACGAGCACCCTGGTCCACGGCGGTCCGGAGACCCCGGCGCAGCAGGTCGCGCACCTGCGGCTGCTGGCCGGCGTGGCCGCGCGGACGGGGGGCTTCACCGAGTTCATCGCCATGCCGTCCCCCGCCGGCCCCGGCCCGTCGCCGCGCGCCACGCGGGCGCTGCACGCCGTGGCGCGGCTGCTGCTGGACGGGTACGTCGACCACGTCCAGGCGGCCTGGCCCAAGCACGGCCCGGACCTGACCGAGCAGCTGCTGCGCGGCGGGGCCGACGACCTCGGCGGGTTGCTGCTCGACGGTTCGCTGGACCCCGCGGCCGGCCAGGAGGCGGGCACCACCCTGAGCCGCGAGGGGGCCGCGGCGCTCGCGGACCGGCTGGGCCGGCCGCTGCGCCAGCGCACGACCCGCTACGGCGAGCCCGCGGTCCCGTGACCGGCGCCTCGGCCGGTCCCGCGACCGAGGTCGACGTCGCGGTCGTCGGTGCGGGGTTCGCGGGGATCGGCGCGGCTCTGCGGCTGGCCCGCCGCGGCCGGGAGAGCTTCGTCGTCCTCGAGCGCGGGGACGACGTGGGCGGCACCTGGCGGGACAACACCTACCCCGGGGTCGCCTGCGACGTGCCCTCGCACCTGTACTCGTTCTCCTTCGCCCCCAAGCCGGACTGGTCGCGGGTGTTCGCGCCGGGGGCGGAGATCCAGGAGTACCTGCGGGCCTGCGCCCGGGAGGTCGCGGGGAACCTCCGGCTGCGGACCGAGGTGCTGCGGGCGCGGTGGGAGGGTTCCCGCTGGGTCCTGACCACCTCGACGGGGCCGGTGCGGGCGCGCGTCCTGGTCCTGGCGGCGGGGCGCCTCACCGAACCCCGCACCCCCGCGCTGCCCGGTCTGGACGGGTTCGACGGGCCGGTGTTCCACACCGCGCGCTGGGACCACGCCGTCGACCTCGCCGGGGCCCGGGTCGGGGTCGTCGGGACGGGGGCCTCCGCGGTGCAGGTCGTGCCCCGGATCGCGGGGACCGCGGCCCACCTGACCGTCTTCCAGCGCAGCGCGCCCTACGTCGTCCCGCGCGGGGACCGGGAGTTCAGCGCGGAGGAGCTGGCGGGGTTCGTCGCCGACCCCGCCCTGCCGGCGGCGCTGCGGGAGGAGACGTTCACCGAGATGGAACGGGGCCTGGCCGCGCGCCGCCTCGTGGCGCAGGCCCTGGACCCGTTGCGCCGCAGGGCGCTGGACCACCTCGCGGCGCAGGTCCCGGACCCGGTCCTGCGGGCCGCGCTGACCCCGGACTACGAGGTCGGGTGCAAGCGCGTCCTGCTCTCCGACGACTTCTACCCGGCGCTGGGCCGCGACGACGTGACGCTGGTCGCCTCGGCGCTGCGCGGGTTCGAGGGCCGGACGGCGCGCGCCGCCGACGGTTCCCGCCACCCCCTC includes:
- a CDS encoding FO synthase codes for the protein MSAVRAALAAAARDHRALGDAEAVALLGADGAELEELAGLADAVRRARVGEDLTFVVNRNLDGTRVGDPAARGLLHDLVQEAAALGATEVCVQGPVPASAGPEGYLELVEAVARAAPGIHLHAFRPPELLEAAHRRGSSLRAFLVAAAGAGLGSVPGTAAKVLDDDVRTALNGGVPDLPVARWVETVVTAHEVGLTSTSTLVHGGPETPAQQVAHLRLLAGVAARTGGFTEFIAMPSPAGPGPSPRATRALHAVARLLLDGYVDHVQAAWPKHGPDLTEQLLRGGADDLGGLLLDGSLDPAAGQEAGTTLSREGAAALADRLGRPLRQRTTRYGEPAVP
- a CDS encoding molybdenum cofactor biosynthesis protein MoaE, translating into MSTPPRLTVPARRVVRTAVGPAPLDVDEHARLVGDRAAGAVVTFAGVVRDHDHGRSVRELEYVGHPTADAVLAAVVAEVVADSPVDAVAVSHRLGHLAVGDVALAVAVSAAHRGEAFAVCARLVDEVKDRLPVWKHQHFDDGTSEWVACP
- the cofC gene encoding 2-phospho-L-lactate guanylyltransferase, translating into MTHVSGWRVVVPVKGGDGAKSRLALPGPARRSLALAMALDCLAVCLRTPGVGLVVCVSDDPEVTAAARSAGAVTVSAGRPGLAAAVEAGVTCLERGPTAVLLGDLPALRAEDLGAALADALARPGPALVTDADGRGSVLLADRDGAPPHRFGPGSARAHLDAGARPLSAALPSLRRDVDTVEDLAEALALGVGPRTREALAAAAIPLT
- a CDS encoding flavin-containing monooxygenase — encoded protein: MTGASAGPATEVDVAVVGAGFAGIGAALRLARRGRESFVVLERGDDVGGTWRDNTYPGVACDVPSHLYSFSFAPKPDWSRVFAPGAEIQEYLRACAREVAGNLRLRTEVLRARWEGSRWVLTTSTGPVRARVLVLAAGRLTEPRTPALPGLDGFDGPVFHTARWDHAVDLAGARVGVVGTGASAVQVVPRIAGTAAHLTVFQRSAPYVVPRGDREFSAEELAGFVADPALPAALREETFTEMERGLAARRLVAQALDPLRRRALDHLAAQVPDPVLRAALTPDYEVGCKRVLLSDDFYPALGRDDVTLVASALRGFEGRTARAADGSRHPLDVLVLATGFHAARQPYARRVVGRGGLTLDAAWSGGMVSHASTVVHGFPNLFVLDGPNASLGHNSALHVIESQLGYLLGALEHLEHHAGALEVSAAAQRAYTADVDAMAAASVWLRGGCSSWYVDARSGRLTLLWPDTAGEFRRRNGTFDPAPFLAG